The Martelella sp. AD-3 genome includes a region encoding these proteins:
- a CDS encoding type II toxin-antitoxin system HipA family toxin, with protein MTAVRTAETITSLDVFLNSAKVGTIVRTPGDFNAFSLDPAYRATGGIPVLSLSLRAASGGLRKDPRPVAGSLPPFFANLLPEDRLREAMEKHHAGNVRPGNDFDLLAALGADLPGAVRVLPSDGQPGIAATALQGRPKARFSLAGVQMKLSVMKNTGKGGGLTLPLGDDEGQYIAKFPSTAFPGVSENEFANLALAEAIGMDVPERELVRRDQFEGIPEEFETLAEGLVLLVRRFDRGADGQRIHIEDFAQVFGLYPARKYDGAASHDIASVLNVAISPFAALEFVRRLTYSVVMGNGDMHLKNWSLIYPGDGDTPTLAPIYDMLSTVPYIPADGLALSLGGERAFKGLAPARWKTFANRARLPEPAVLKAVVETVKRIDAKWWTLPEREVVPPPVLERIDAHVKTMIPILTG; from the coding sequence ATGACAGCCGTCCGTACCGCTGAGACCATCACCTCGCTGGACGTGTTCCTGAACAGTGCGAAGGTTGGCACGATCGTCAGGACGCCGGGCGATTTCAACGCCTTCAGCCTTGATCCGGCCTATCGCGCGACCGGCGGCATTCCGGTTCTGAGCCTGTCGCTGCGCGCGGCATCAGGGGGCCTGCGCAAGGATCCGCGACCTGTCGCAGGCAGCCTGCCGCCCTTCTTTGCCAACCTGCTGCCCGAAGACCGACTGCGCGAGGCGATGGAAAAGCACCATGCGGGCAATGTGCGGCCGGGGAATGATTTCGATCTCCTGGCAGCTCTGGGCGCGGACCTGCCGGGTGCCGTTCGGGTGCTGCCCAGTGACGGTCAACCGGGTATCGCGGCTACGGCTCTCCAAGGTCGGCCAAAAGCCCGCTTCTCGCTGGCGGGCGTGCAGATGAAGCTATCGGTGATGAAGAACACGGGCAAGGGCGGCGGACTGACCCTGCCGCTCGGGGATGACGAGGGCCAGTATATTGCGAAATTCCCCTCGACCGCCTTTCCGGGCGTGTCGGAAAACGAGTTCGCGAACCTCGCACTTGCCGAAGCAATCGGCATGGACGTGCCCGAGCGGGAACTGGTCAGACGGGACCAGTTCGAGGGGATTCCCGAAGAGTTCGAAACACTTGCCGAGGGGCTGGTCCTGCTCGTGCGGCGTTTTGATCGCGGGGCAGATGGGCAACGCATCCATATCGAAGATTTCGCGCAGGTTTTCGGCCTGTACCCGGCACGTAAATATGATGGCGCCGCCTCCCACGACATCGCCTCTGTGCTGAATGTGGCAATCTCGCCGTTCGCCGCGCTGGAGTTTGTCCGGCGGCTGACCTACTCGGTGGTCATGGGCAATGGCGACATGCATCTCAAGAACTGGTCGCTGATCTATCCGGGCGACGGCGACACGCCCACTCTTGCACCGATCTACGACATGCTTTCGACCGTTCCCTACATTCCGGCAGATGGGCTGGCGTTGTCACTGGGCGGCGAGCGGGCCTTCAAGGGCCTGGCCCCGGCCCGCTGGAAGACGTTTGCCAATCGGGCAAGGCTTCCCGAGCCAGCCGTGCTCAAGGCCGTTGTCGAGACGGTGAAACGCATCGATGCGAAATGGTGGACACTACCGGAACGCGAGGTGGTCCCCCCGCCCGTGCTGGAACGGATCGACGCCCATGTGAAAACCATGATCCCGATCCTGACCGGCTGA
- a CDS encoding helix-turn-helix domain-containing protein: MKAEEETLRLIGDHFRRARLAAGLTQEQVADLAGISRPRYRDIETGAAAARTTTLINIARALGLEMMLVPQAMVPAIEALLRPEAEDDHPAFSPQPESDDDSRPYR; encoded by the coding sequence ATGAAGGCGGAAGAAGAAACACTGAGGCTGATCGGCGACCATTTTCGCCGCGCGCGTCTTGCAGCGGGGTTGACCCAGGAGCAGGTGGCCGATCTTGCGGGCATTTCGCGCCCGCGCTACCGCGACATCGAGACGGGGGCAGCGGCCGCGCGCACCACGACATTGATCAACATTGCCCGGGCGCTTGGGCTGGAAATGATGCTGGTCCCGCAGGCGATGGTGCCCGCCATCGAGGCGCTTTTGCGCCCCGAGGCCGAGGATGATCATCCGGCCTTCAGCCCGCAACCGGAGAGCGACGATGACAGCCGTCCGTACCGCTGA
- a CDS encoding transcriptional regulator domain-containing protein — protein MKPDTSRWRDQDQYEFYDALPVEGVAWECLRRNASYQASFDDLVAQGSGHLPFADDFQHRWGLRFPGRPLLFRARPTGHLVACCQSGRADARGGARFSSAFSVRLIGRSC, from the coding sequence ATGAAGCCGGATACATCCCGCTGGCGAGACCAGGACCAGTATGAATTCTACGATGCGCTGCCCGTTGAGGGTGTCGCCTGGGAATGCCTGCGCCGTAACGCCTCCTATCAGGCCAGTTTCGATGATCTTGTAGCGCAAGGCAGCGGGCATCTTCCCTTTGCGGATGATTTCCAACATCGCTGGGGGTTGCGATTTCCCGGCAGACCCCTGCTTTTCCGCGCTCGACCAACCGGTCATCTGGTCGCCTGTTGCCAATCCGGACGTGCTGATGCTCGGGGCGGCGCCCGATTTTCTTCCGCCTTCTCCGTCCGCCTTATCGGTCGATCTTGCTGA
- a CDS encoding DUF736 domain-containing protein, with translation MATIGTFKKTGSNEFTGEIVTLSVQAKGVRIVPDLRATGENAPSHRVLVGRAEIGAAWSKRSNEGRDYLGLKLDDPSFNAPIYANLFDEEDGETFSLIWSRPNGRRGD, from the coding sequence ATGGCAACCATCGGCACCTTCAAGAAGACTGGCTCGAACGAATTCACCGGCGAAATCGTCACCCTCAGCGTCCAGGCCAAGGGCGTGCGCATCGTTCCCGACCTGCGCGCCACCGGCGAGAACGCCCCCAGCCACCGGGTTCTGGTCGGCCGCGCCGAGATCGGCGCCGCCTGGTCAAAGCGCTCCAACGAGGGCCGCGACTATCTGGGCCTCAAGCTGGACGATCCGAGCTTCAACGCTCCGATCTACGCCAACCTCTTCGACGAAGAAGACGGCGAAACCTTCTCGCTCATCTGGTCCCGCCCCAACGGTCGCCGCGGCGACTGA
- a CDS encoding DUF2285 domain-containing protein, translating to MLGAAPDFLPPSPSALSVDLADAICGPEGTYGVFDARDGVQYLILADTDANSQPAIILPLDENLPDRLEAILRLWHMLAGRPARRDPRMTPYQRRRFRLMMQAADGNANHATYREIAIAIYGEARVRAEPWKTSALRASVIALVRSAAALIDGGYQDLLRHRRKP from the coding sequence ATGCTCGGGGCGGCGCCCGATTTTCTTCCGCCTTCTCCGTCCGCCTTATCGGTCGATCTTGCTGATGCCATCTGCGGACCAGAGGGGACATATGGTGTCTTTGACGCCAGAGACGGCGTTCAATATCTGATCCTCGCCGACACCGATGCCAATTCGCAGCCGGCGATCATTCTGCCACTTGACGAAAATCTGCCGGATCGGCTCGAAGCCATTCTCAGGCTCTGGCACATGCTGGCCGGGAGACCCGCGCGCCGCGACCCCAGGATGACGCCGTATCAGCGCCGGCGGTTTCGCCTGATGATGCAAGCTGCCGACGGAAACGCCAACCACGCGACCTATCGTGAGATTGCCATCGCCATTTACGGCGAGGCGCGCGTTCGCGCTGAGCCGTGGAAGACATCGGCTTTGCGCGCCTCTGTCATCGCCCTTGTCCGATCTGCCGCCGCGCTGATCGACGGCGGTTATCAGGACCTTTTGCGCCATCGTCGCAAACCCTGA
- a CDS encoding AlpA family transcriptional regulator encodes MRPDLAALPPRYLRTKEAADFLSLSARTLEKHRTYGTGPAYHKLGGRVVYSVEDLAAWVARGSVTSTSDPRGQVLPAKPLPPTAFTSPKRITR; translated from the coding sequence ATGCGACCTGATCTCGCCGCCTTGCCGCCACGCTACCTGCGCACCAAGGAAGCTGCCGATTTCCTCAGCCTGTCCGCGCGCACGCTGGAAAAGCACAGAACCTACGGAACCGGACCTGCCTATCACAAGCTCGGCGGCCGCGTTGTCTATTCGGTCGAGGATCTCGCAGCCTGGGTTGCGCGCGGATCAGTCACCTCCACGTCGGACCCACGCGGACAGGTTCTCCCGGCGAAACCTCTGCCCCCGACCGCGTTCACCTCGCCCAAGCGCATCACGCGCTGA
- a CDS encoding DNA -binding domain-containing protein yields the protein MTSAVIPFDDIVPVGDELTEYDRAHVKLYMRLLDADADGAEWTEAVNILFGIDPALEPVRARQVHDSHLARARWMTQSGYRQLLRHPTDRT from the coding sequence ATGACATCCGCAGTCATCCCCTTTGACGACATCGTGCCTGTCGGCGACGAGCTGACCGAATATGATCGCGCGCACGTCAAACTCTACATGCGGCTGCTTGATGCTGACGCCGATGGTGCGGAATGGACCGAAGCCGTCAACATTCTGTTCGGTATCGACCCCGCCCTGGAACCAGTGCGCGCTCGGCAGGTTCATGACAGCCATCTGGCCCGCGCGCGCTGGATGACACAGAGCGGCTATCGCCAGTTGCTGCGTCATCCGACAGATCGAACCTGA
- a CDS encoding helix-turn-helix transcriptional regulator, giving the protein MITARQSRAARALLGWTQETLADKARISLTALKRLESENRLEVYETTRDQVRRALEAAGIVLLSTDRGQGVLLVHDQDEKRYRQIHDA; this is encoded by the coding sequence ATGATCACCGCTCGACAGTCGCGGGCCGCACGCGCGTTGCTGGGTTGGACGCAGGAGACGCTCGCTGACAAGGCCCGAATATCGCTGACTGCCCTGAAACGCCTTGAGTCCGAGAACCGGCTCGAGGTGTATGAGACAACGCGGGATCAGGTGCGCCGGGCGCTTGAAGCAGCAGGGATTGTTCTCCTGTCCACGGATCGCGGGCAAGGAGTATTGCTGGTTCATGACCAAGACGAGAAGAGATACCGACAGATCCATGACGCCTGA
- a CDS encoding replication initiator protein A, producing MAAQHPSASERGQLDLFRTLPGEFAPRDAQDLMAYPFFSLSKSHRIRPIDFALGNVSIRVEAVPDHGMATIWDADILIWAASQIVEARDAGLRTSRLMAATPYEILTFTGRGTSLRDYQRLKAALDRLQSTTVATSIRQRGNGRRHRFSWINEWHERTDANGRPDGIEMIVPDWFYSAVLDDALILTIDRAYFNLTGGLDRWLYRLVRKHGGRQKNGWRFDFRHLHQKSGSLSPFKRFAFELRDIIRRQPLPGYTLFAEVETGGRMLLAFEPVPACGKPVDSLVLSGTRTIVPSGTGGSCYREPKHLLSFGNKSENCALNLESNTESNFEERRRDVEKLIAKAGAALRSGAHKGKLTPPKQGSPASTSTPELPLGKPRGRR from the coding sequence ATGGCAGCGCAGCATCCATCCGCCTCGGAACGCGGACAACTCGATCTGTTTCGGACGCTTCCCGGTGAATTCGCTCCACGAGACGCGCAGGATCTCATGGCCTATCCTTTCTTTTCCCTTTCTAAATCGCACCGTATCCGCCCGATTGACTTTGCCCTGGGCAATGTCTCGATCCGTGTCGAAGCTGTTCCCGATCACGGCATGGCGACGATCTGGGATGCCGATATTCTGATCTGGGCGGCCAGTCAGATTGTTGAAGCGCGGGACGCCGGTCTGCGCACGTCGCGCCTGATGGCGGCAACGCCCTATGAAATCCTGACATTCACAGGGCGCGGAACCTCCCTGAGGGACTATCAGCGCCTGAAGGCGGCGCTGGACCGGCTGCAATCGACCACGGTTGCAACCTCGATCCGCCAGCGCGGGAATGGACGGCGACATCGCTTTTCGTGGATCAACGAATGGCACGAGCGGACCGATGCCAATGGCCGCCCGGACGGCATCGAGATGATCGTGCCCGACTGGTTCTACAGTGCGGTTCTGGATGACGCCCTGATCCTCACCATCGACCGGGCCTATTTCAATCTGACCGGCGGGTTGGATCGCTGGCTCTATCGCCTGGTGCGCAAGCATGGTGGGCGGCAGAAAAACGGTTGGCGGTTCGACTTCCGTCACCTGCACCAGAAATCGGGCAGTCTGTCGCCGTTCAAGCGCTTCGCCTTCGAGCTGCGCGACATTATCCGCCGCCAGCCACTGCCCGGCTACACCCTGTTCGCCGAGGTCGAAACCGGCGGCCGGATGCTGCTCGCTTTCGAGCCTGTCCCGGCCTGTGGAAAACCTGTGGATAGCCTCGTGCTATCGGGAACCCGGACTATCGTGCCATCAGGAACCGGAGGCTCGTGCTATCGGGAACCCAAACACCTCCTATCCTTCGGTAATAAAAGCGAAAATTGCGCCCTTAACTTAGAGTCTAACACAGAATCTAACTTTGAAGAGCGGCGGCGCGATGTGGAAAAGCTCATCGCGAAGGCTGGTGCGGCCCTCAGATCGGGTGCCCATAAAGGCAAGCTGACACCCCCAAAGCAGGGATCGCCCGCGTCAACAAGCACGCCTGAACTTCCTCTCGGCAAACCGAGAGGACGGCGATGA